A window from Corythoichthys intestinalis isolate RoL2023-P3 chromosome 10, ASM3026506v1, whole genome shotgun sequence encodes these proteins:
- the LOC130923031 gene encoding cytochrome c oxidase assembly protein COX20, mitochondrial isoform X1 — protein MLRCWLGETGPRTRKFGRNLVLVKSYRLLGILDVQKTPCAREAVLQGAGASLAAGLLHFLATSRLKRSFHVGAGGFVLGTLASWCYCRWSYARLRAQQRIFRQGIQNQMIYQGTAADPASAAQSSPNVSAR, from the exons atgctacgttgctggttgggtgaaacaggtcctcgtacacgaaaattcggcaggaatcttgtgctcgtgaag AGCTACCGTCTGCTGGGGATTCTGGACGTGCAGAAGACGCCGTGTGCCAGGGAGGCGGTCCTTCAAGGTGCCGGCGCCTCATTGGCAGCTGGGCTCCTGCACTTTCTGGCCACCA GTCGCTTGAAAAGGTCCTTCCACGTGGGAGCGGGGGGATTCGTGCTGGGCACACTTGCATCCTG GTGCTACTGTCGTTGGAGCTACGCCAGGCTGCGAGCGCAGCAGAGGATTTTTCGGCAAGGCATCCAAAACCAGATGATCTATCAGGGGACCGCTGCCGACCCGGCCAGTGCCGCTCAGTCGTCGCCCAACGTGAGTGCACGCTAA
- the LOC130923031 gene encoding cytochrome c oxidase assembly protein COX20, mitochondrial isoform X2, with protein MSQEEETSNEKSYRLLGILDVQKTPCAREAVLQGAGASLAAGLLHFLATSRLKRSFHVGAGGFVLGTLASWCYCRWSYARLRAQQRIFRQGIQNQMIYQGTAADPASAAQSSPNVSAR; from the exons ATGTCACAAGAAGAAGAAACGAGCAATGAAAAG AGCTACCGTCTGCTGGGGATTCTGGACGTGCAGAAGACGCCGTGTGCCAGGGAGGCGGTCCTTCAAGGTGCCGGCGCCTCATTGGCAGCTGGGCTCCTGCACTTTCTGGCCACCA GTCGCTTGAAAAGGTCCTTCCACGTGGGAGCGGGGGGATTCGTGCTGGGCACACTTGCATCCTG GTGCTACTGTCGTTGGAGCTACGCCAGGCTGCGAGCGCAGCAGAGGATTTTTCGGCAAGGCATCCAAAACCAGATGATCTATCAGGGGACCGCTGCCGACCCGGCCAGTGCCGCTCAGTCGTCGCCCAACGTGAGTGCACGCTAA